The Lycium barbarum isolate Lr01 chromosome 12, ASM1917538v2, whole genome shotgun sequence genome includes a region encoding these proteins:
- the LOC132622474 gene encoding zinc-finger homeodomain protein 2, whose protein sequence is MEDRDQEKDMGMPNSMSNINPSQHESSSSHQEQRQLNSHQQVEKDPNSDPDPLNVAAAKTVQLRQPQSTTSIRYRECLKNHAVNMGGHVLDGCGEFMPTGKEGTPQALKCAACDCHRNFHRKETKAETIARTIGPYSTFPTMQINKYFHGPVPAVMMNFRANKYIGSSADESSSEDLVNLFDRGGQVVMQPSNLSISKKRFRTKFSQEQKEKMHEFAEKLGWRIQKEDEQQLQQFCNEVGVKRQVFKVWMHNSKQANKKKSQT, encoded by the coding sequence atggaAGACAGAGACCAAGAAAAGGATATGGGCATGCCTAATTCTATGAGCAATATTAATCCTTCTCAACATGAATCATCATCTTCCCATCAAGAGCAAAGACAACTAAATTCACATCAACAAGTAGAAAAAGATCCAAACTCCGATCCAGATCCACTAAATGTAGCTGCAGCCAAGACAGTGCAACTACGACAACCACAATCGACAACCTCAATCCGATACCGAGAATGTCTCAAGAATCATGCTGTAAATATGGGAGGACATGTCCTCGATGGATGTGGAGAATTCATGCCAACTGGAAAAGAAGGAACCCCACAAGCCTTAAAATGTGCTGCTTGTGATTGTCACCGAAATTTTCACCGAAAAGAAACCAAGGCTGAGACAATAGCTCGTACTATTGGCCCATACTCCACATTTCCCACAATGCAGATTAATAAGTACTTTCACGGTCCCGTGCCAGCTGTAATGATGAATTTCAGAGCGAATAAATATATCGGATCTTCAGCTGATGAATCATCAAGTGAAGATCTTGTCAACTTGTTCGACCGAGGAGGACAAGTGGTAATGCAACCTTCTAATCTTTCGATATCGAAGAAGAGGTTTCGGACAAAATTTAGTCAGGAACAGAAAGAGAAAATGCATGAATTTGCTGAGAAATTGGGATGGAGGATCCAGAAAGAAGATGAACAACAACTGCAGCAATTCTGTAATGAAGTGGGTGTAAAGAGACAAGTTTTCAAAGTATGGATGCACAACAGTAAACAAGCAAACAAGAAGAAGTCACAAACGTAA
- the LOC132623590 gene encoding alkylbase DNA glycosidase-like protein mag2 isoform X3, whose translation MGEQTQIQTKTETPPQPQQQSLPNSDDFPQNPSNPSKIPIRPQKIRKLSSSTPQSSNGKETTKNRRKTAPKSNRVLPQIIKPLTFNGEIDNALQHLRSVDPLLSSLMDTLPPPQFETHHSAFLALSKSILYQQLAYKAGTSIYTRFVSLCGGENAVCPDIVLSLSAQQLKQVGISGRKASYLYDLANKYKSGILCDESLFKMDDRSLFTMLSMVKGIGSWSVDMFMIFSLHRPDVLPVSDLGVRKGVQLLYGLEELPRPSQMEELCEKWKPYRTAGAWYMWRLVEGKGSPTNAAAAPIDGGNVHALQQIQTEQETQQQQQQHQLQLLEPINGLAFGAND comes from the exons ATGGGTGAACAGACCCAAATACAAACGAAAACGGAAACTCCACCTCAACCCCAACAACAATCTCTACCCAATTCTGATGATTTTCCCCAAAACCCCTCTAACCCTTCCAAAATCCCAATTCGACCCCAAAAAATCCGTAAACTCTCCTCTTCCACCCCCCAATCCTCCAATGGAAAAGAAACAACCAAGAATCGCCGCAAGACTGCACCCAAATCAAACCGTGTTTTGCCCCAAATCATCAAGCCCTTAACATTTAACGGAGAAATCGATAATGCACTCCAGCACCTCCGTTCTGTGGACCCACTTCTCTCTTCCTTAATGGATACACTTCCACCCCCACAATTTGAAACCCACCATTCTGCTTTTTTAGCTCTTAGCAAAAGCATTCTTTATCAGCAACTAGCGTATAAAGCAGGAACTTCAATTTACACTCGTTTCGTTTCCCTTTGTGGAGGCGAAAACGCTGTTTGCCCTGATATTGTGTTATCCCTATCTGCTCAACAGCTTAAGCAGGTTGGGATATCGGGGCGAAAGGCCAGTTATCTTTATGATTTAGCGAATAAGTATAAAAGTGGGATTTTGTGTGATGAGAGCCTGTTTAAGATGGATGATAGGTCGTTGTTTACCATGCTTTCGATGGTGAAGGGTATTGGTTCTTGGTCAGTGGATATGTTTATGATATTTTCGCTTCATAGACCGGATGTTTTGCCTGTTAGTGATTTGGGGGTAAGGAAAGGTGTGCAATTGCTATATGGATTGGAGGAATTGCCAAGACCGTCGCAGATGGAGGAGCTGTGTGAGAAATGGAAGCCGTATAGAACTGCAGGGGCGTGGTATATGTGGCGGTTAGTGGAAGGGAAAGGGAGTCCAACTAATGCTGCAGCGGCGCCGATTGATGGTGGTAATGTGCATGCATTGCAGCAAATTCAGACTGAACAGGAGACACAGCAACAGCAACAGCAACATCAACTGCAGCTTCTCGAGCCAATTAACG GGCTTGCATTTGGAGCCAATGATTGA
- the LOC132623590 gene encoding alkylbase DNA glycosidase-like protein mag2 isoform X1, whose product MGEQTQIQTKTETPPQPQQQSLPNSDDFPQNPSNPSKIPIRPQKIRKLSSSTPQSSNGKETTKNRRKTAPKSNRVLPQIIKPLTFNGEIDNALQHLRSVDPLLSSLMDTLPPPQFETHHSAFLALSKSILYQQLAYKAGTSIYTRFVSLCGGENAVCPDIVLSLSAQQLKQVGISGRKASYLYDLANKYKSGILCDESLFKMDDRSLFTMLSMVKGIGSWSVDMFMIFSLHRPDVLPVSDLGVRKGVQLLYGLEELPRPSQMEELCEKWKPYRTAGAWYMWRLVEGKGSPTNAAAAPIDGGNVHALQQIQTEQETQQQQQQHQLQLLEPINGIENLGACIWSQ is encoded by the exons ATGGGTGAACAGACCCAAATACAAACGAAAACGGAAACTCCACCTCAACCCCAACAACAATCTCTACCCAATTCTGATGATTTTCCCCAAAACCCCTCTAACCCTTCCAAAATCCCAATTCGACCCCAAAAAATCCGTAAACTCTCCTCTTCCACCCCCCAATCCTCCAATGGAAAAGAAACAACCAAGAATCGCCGCAAGACTGCACCCAAATCAAACCGTGTTTTGCCCCAAATCATCAAGCCCTTAACATTTAACGGAGAAATCGATAATGCACTCCAGCACCTCCGTTCTGTGGACCCACTTCTCTCTTCCTTAATGGATACACTTCCACCCCCACAATTTGAAACCCACCATTCTGCTTTTTTAGCTCTTAGCAAAAGCATTCTTTATCAGCAACTAGCGTATAAAGCAGGAACTTCAATTTACACTCGTTTCGTTTCCCTTTGTGGAGGCGAAAACGCTGTTTGCCCTGATATTGTGTTATCCCTATCTGCTCAACAGCTTAAGCAGGTTGGGATATCGGGGCGAAAGGCCAGTTATCTTTATGATTTAGCGAATAAGTATAAAAGTGGGATTTTGTGTGATGAGAGCCTGTTTAAGATGGATGATAGGTCGTTGTTTACCATGCTTTCGATGGTGAAGGGTATTGGTTCTTGGTCAGTGGATATGTTTATGATATTTTCGCTTCATAGACCGGATGTTTTGCCTGTTAGTGATTTGGGGGTAAGGAAAGGTGTGCAATTGCTATATGGATTGGAGGAATTGCCAAGACCGTCGCAGATGGAGGAGCTGTGTGAGAAATGGAAGCCGTATAGAACTGCAGGGGCGTGGTATATGTGGCGGTTAGTGGAAGGGAAAGGGAGTCCAACTAATGCTGCAGCGGCGCCGATTGATGGTGGTAATGTGCATGCATTGCAGCAAATTCAGACTGAACAGGAGACACAGCAACAGCAACAGCAACATCAACTGCAGCTTCTCGAGCCAATTAACGGTATCGAGAATCTTGG GGCTTGCATTTGGAGCCAATGA
- the LOC132623590 gene encoding alkylbase DNA glycosidase-like protein mag2 isoform X2, whose amino-acid sequence MGEQTQIQTKTETPPQPQQQSLPNSDDFPQNPSNPSKIPIRPQKIRKLSSSTPQSSNGKETTKNRRKTAPKSNRVLPQIIKPLTFNGEIDNALQHLRSVDPLLSSLMDTLPPPQFETHHSAFLALSKSILYQQLAYKAGTSIYTRFVSLCGGENAVCPDIVLSLSAQQLKQVGISGRKASYLYDLANKYKSGILCDESLFKMDDRSLFTMLSMVKGIGSWSVDMFMIFSLHRPDVLPVSDLGVRKGVQLLYGLEELPRPSQMEELCEKWKPYRTAGAWYMWRLVEGKGSPTNAAAAPIDGGNVHALQQIQTEQETQQQQQQHQLQLLEPINGIENLGVVT is encoded by the exons ATGGGTGAACAGACCCAAATACAAACGAAAACGGAAACTCCACCTCAACCCCAACAACAATCTCTACCCAATTCTGATGATTTTCCCCAAAACCCCTCTAACCCTTCCAAAATCCCAATTCGACCCCAAAAAATCCGTAAACTCTCCTCTTCCACCCCCCAATCCTCCAATGGAAAAGAAACAACCAAGAATCGCCGCAAGACTGCACCCAAATCAAACCGTGTTTTGCCCCAAATCATCAAGCCCTTAACATTTAACGGAGAAATCGATAATGCACTCCAGCACCTCCGTTCTGTGGACCCACTTCTCTCTTCCTTAATGGATACACTTCCACCCCCACAATTTGAAACCCACCATTCTGCTTTTTTAGCTCTTAGCAAAAGCATTCTTTATCAGCAACTAGCGTATAAAGCAGGAACTTCAATTTACACTCGTTTCGTTTCCCTTTGTGGAGGCGAAAACGCTGTTTGCCCTGATATTGTGTTATCCCTATCTGCTCAACAGCTTAAGCAGGTTGGGATATCGGGGCGAAAGGCCAGTTATCTTTATGATTTAGCGAATAAGTATAAAAGTGGGATTTTGTGTGATGAGAGCCTGTTTAAGATGGATGATAGGTCGTTGTTTACCATGCTTTCGATGGTGAAGGGTATTGGTTCTTGGTCAGTGGATATGTTTATGATATTTTCGCTTCATAGACCGGATGTTTTGCCTGTTAGTGATTTGGGGGTAAGGAAAGGTGTGCAATTGCTATATGGATTGGAGGAATTGCCAAGACCGTCGCAGATGGAGGAGCTGTGTGAGAAATGGAAGCCGTATAGAACTGCAGGGGCGTGGTATATGTGGCGGTTAGTGGAAGGGAAAGGGAGTCCAACTAATGCTGCAGCGGCGCCGATTGATGGTGGTAATGTGCATGCATTGCAGCAAATTCAGACTGAACAGGAGACACAGCAACAGCAACAGCAACATCAACTGCAGCTTCTCGAGCCAATTAACGGTATCGAGAATCTTGG AGTGGTGACATAG